The following nucleotide sequence is from Halobacillus mangrovi.
TGAGGATTATAAAGTACTTGAGAAGGCATCCAGAGAGACACCACAGCCTGCAAACGCTGAAGTAAATGGAAATCAGGTGAATGTCCAATTGGATAATCAAAAAAATCATCGTTATTTGACCATCCCTGTTCCTTATGAAAAAGGCTGGCATGTAAAAGTGAACGGGGAACAAAAGGACATCTTGAAAGCGAATTATGCCTTACTTGGTGTAGAACTGGAGGAAGGTAAGAATGACATTACTTTCACGTACCGTCCACCTTACTTTTCAATCCTATCTATCCTTTCTATTCTATCTTTGATTGTTTCACTGATATGGCTGAGAAAAAGAGGACGATAAGCTAAACCCCCATGGATGAAGTGAAACATCCATGGGGGTTCTTTGTCTAAGATAAGTTTTGACTCCAATCAATCGTTGCTTCCCCTTCAAGGAACCGCTCGGAATCCATAGCTGCCATACAACCGGTACCGGCAGCGGTAATGGCCTGACGATACTTTTGGTCTTGCACATCTCCACAAGCAAATACTCCAGGGATATTTGTATTCGTTGTTCCAGGGTCTACAAGAATGTACCCTTTTTCATCCATGTTGATTTTGCCTTGTAAGAACTCTGTATTCGGATTGTGTCCAATTGCGACGAAAATCCCATCCGTTTCAATGACTTCTTCTACCTCTGAATCATTATCCTTCACCTTGAGGCCTGTGATTTTCATGCCATCTGAAATCATTTCAACAGGTGTCTTATTTAGCGCCCAGGTAATCTTGTCATTACCTTTCGCGCGATCTTGCATAATCTTAGAAGCTCTCAGCTCATTACGGCGGTGAACGACTTGAACTTCATCCGCAAATTTAGTGAGGAAGTTCGCTTCTTCCATCGCAGAATCTCCCCCGCCGATAATAACGACTTTTTTCCCTCTGAAAAAGAATCCATCACATGTTGCACATGTGCTGACCCCGCGGCCCATGTTTTCTTTCTCACCAGGAATCTCAAGCATTTTAGCCGACGCGCCAGTCGAAATGATTAGCGTCTGGGTTTCTAATTCACCAAGACCGTCCACCGTCAATTTGAAAGGACGCTGATCAACGTTCACGTCCGTTACCCAGCCCCGCTTGAATGTTGCACCAAAACGTTCTGCTTGCTTTTTCATATTATCCATCAGCTCTGGTCCCATAATGCCATCAGGGAAGCCTGGGAAATTTTCAACTTCTGTCGTTAGCGTCAATTGTCCTCCCGGCTCCGGTCCTTCGATTACGAGCGGCTCCATATTCGCCCTTGCTAAGTAGACAGCCGCCGTAAGCCCAGCTGGGCCAGTTCCTAAAATGATCGATTGATACGTCATGAATGATCCTCCTATTCCAATAAGTAGTCCTATTCTTGTTATAGTTTGTTTCTCCTGTGGTCATTCATTCAAATAATGACTATTCGTAACTATTTATACCCGCTTCCTGGACCTCTTTAACAATTTCACCTTTCAATCCTTATGGACAAACGACCACTCTTCTTTCCTAAATTCAACATATAGTATTCATAGCAGTACTTATTTATGAGGAATAGAGGGGTGAAATTCCTATGGATAGAAGGCCGGGTTTCTGTTTATTCCCAGGTTACAACTATTG
It contains:
- the trxB gene encoding thioredoxin-disulfide reductase encodes the protein MTYQSIILGTGPAGLTAAVYLARANMEPLVIEGPEPGGQLTLTTEVENFPGFPDGIMGPELMDNMKKQAERFGATFKRGWVTDVNVDQRPFKLTVDGLGELETQTLIISTGASAKMLEIPGEKENMGRGVSTCATCDGFFFRGKKVVIIGGGDSAMEEANFLTKFADEVQVVHRRNELRASKIMQDRAKGNDKITWALNKTPVEMISDGMKITGLKVKDNDSEVEEVIETDGIFVAIGHNPNTEFLQGKINMDEKGYILVDPGTTNTNIPGVFACGDVQDQKYRQAITAAGTGCMAAMDSERFLEGEATIDWSQNLS